From Myotis daubentonii chromosome 15, mMyoDau2.1, whole genome shotgun sequence, one genomic window encodes:
- the LOC132217235 gene encoding olfactory receptor 6Z7-like, with amino-acid sequence MQRPPELGNLTRVQEFVLLGLSTRPDVRDVLFAVFLALYLATLLENTLIVYLVCAHSELHKPMYFFLGHLSCLEMCYVSVTTPSLLAGLRGGPCHVPFAACMTQLFFFITLICTECTLLASMAYDRYAAICHPLRYPLLMRPQVCLGLAVASWLGGLLVSVVKTSCIASLSYCGPNVLNHFFCDVSPLLNLSCTHVALTELVYFISAIIILWGSLLVAGASYVAIGRAVLRMPSATARRKAFSTCASHLAVVGIFYSATLFIYARPSRIEAMDLNKVLSVIYTVVTPMCNPVIYCLRNKEVQAAFRRTLGWPRG; translated from the coding sequence ATGCAGAGGCCCCCGGAGCTGGGCAACCTGACCCGAGTTCAGGAGTTTGTCTTGCTGGGTTTGTCCACGAGGCCAGACGTAAGGGACGTCCTGTTTGCCGTCTTCCTGGCCCTCTACCTGGCCACCCTCCTGGAGAACACGCTGATCGTCTACCTCGTCTGCGCTCACAGCGAGCTCCACaagcccatgtacttcttcctgggCCACCTGAGCTGCCTGGAGATGTGCTACGTGTCCGTGACCACGCCCAGCCTGCtggcggggctgcggggcggaCCCTGCCACGTGCCCTTCGCGGCCTGCATGACCCAACTCTTCTTCTTCATCACCCTCATCTGCACCGAGTGCACCCTCCTGGCCTCCATGGCCTACGACCGCTACGCGGCCATCTGCCACCCGCTCCGCTACCCGCTGCTCATGAGGCCCCAGGTGTGCCTGGGCCTGGCCGTGGCCTCCTGGCTGGGCGGGCTGCTGGTCTCAGTGGTCAAGACCTCATGCATCGCCAGCCTGTCCTACTGCGGCCCCAACGTCCTCAACCACTTCTTCTGTGACGTCTCCCCTCTGCTCAACCTGTCCTGCACCCACGTGGCCCTGACCGAGCTGGTGTACTTCATCTCCGCCATCATCATCCTCTGGGGTTCCCTCCTGGTGGCCGGCGCCTCCTATGTGGCCATTGGGAGGGCGGTGCTCCGCATGCCGTCCGCCACCGCCCGCCGCAAAGCCTTCTCCACCTGCGCCTCCCACCTGGCGGTGGTGGGGATCTTCTACTCGGCCACTCTCTTCATCTATGCCCGTCCCAGCCGCATCGAAGCCATGGATCTCAACAAGGTGTTGTCTGTCATCTACACGGTGGTCACGCCCATGTGCAACCCTGTCATCTACTGCCTGCGGAACAAGGAGGTCCAAGCGGCTTTCCGTAGAACCCTGGGCTGGCCCCGAGGCTGA